In the genome of Oncorhynchus mykiss isolate Arlee chromosome 18, USDA_OmykA_1.1, whole genome shotgun sequence, one region contains:
- the LOC110495382 gene encoding origin recognition complex subunit 4 → MSKRKVKETHMPVGECISQVQMILRERFCHQRLPEKPVGMESQHKHLLELLRRTAVHGESNSVLIVGPRGSGKTMLLNCVLRELLEVKDVNKNVLPVHLNGLLQTDDRIALKEITRQLNLENVVGDKVFGSFAENLAFLLEALKKGDRSSSRPVLFILDEFDLFAHHKNQTLLYNLLDVSQSAQAPVAVIGLTCRLDVLELLEKRVKSRFSHRQIHLLSSLSFIQYLDNVRSQLSLPQDFPDTKFYDEWNDSIKTLCEDQLVVDVLQSHYNSSKDFRSLQLLLMLALSRVSASKPAIKPTDLLEASRVCMVDSKANILHGLSILELCLIIAMKHLNDIYEGEPFNFQMVHNEFKKFLQRKSHSIHNFDKPVVIKAFEHLQQLELIKSMDSSTAKIQKEYQLMKLLLDHSQIMEALQKYPQCPTDVKQWAMSAFG, encoded by the exons GTTCAGATGATATTGAGGGAGAGATTCTGTCATCAGAGACTTCCTGAAAAGCCAGTGGGAATGGAGTCACAACACAA ACACCTGCTGGAGCTGCTGAGGAGGACAGCTGTCCATGGAGAGAGTAATTCTGTACTCATCGTTGGACCCAGAGGATCTGGGAAAACAATG CTCCTTAACTGTGTCTTGAGAGAGTTGCTGGAGGTGAAGGATGTCAATAAGAATGTGTTACCTGTCCACCTGAATG GTCTTTTACAGACTGATGATAGAATAGCGCTCAAAGAAATCACACGCCAGCTCAATCTGGAGAATGTTGTTGGAGACAAAGTGTTT GGTAGTTTTGCAGAAAACCTGGCCTTCCTTCTTGAGGCGTTAAAGAAAG GTGATCGTAGCAGCAGTCGTCCTGTCCTCTTCATTCTGGATGAGTTTGACCTGTTTGCCCACCATAAGAACCAGACTCTGCTCTACAACCTCCTGGATGTCTCCCAGTCTGCCCAGGCTCCCGTCGCTGTGATCGGCCTCACCTGCAGACTG GATGTCCTGGAGCTGCTAGAGAAGAGGGTCAAGTCCAGGTTCAGCCACAGACAGATACACCTGCTCAGCTCCCTGAGCTTCATACAGTACCTGGACAACGTCCGCTCACAGCTCAGCCTGCCACAAGACTTCCCCGACACCAAGTTCTATGACGAGTGGAATGACAGCATCAAG ACGCTATGTGAAGACCAACTAGTGGTGGACGTTTTACAAAGTCATTATAACTCCAGCAAAGACTTCCGTTCCCTGCAATTGTTACTG ATGCTGGCTCTGAGCCGAGTGAGCGCATCTAAACCTGCCATCAAGCCCACTGATCTCCTGGAGGCCAGTAGAGTCTGTATGGTGGACTCTAAAGCAAACATACTTCATG GCCTGTCCATTCTCGAACTGTGCCTGATAATTGCCATGAAACACTTGAATGACATCTATGAAGGAGAGCCGTTTAACTTCCAGATGGTTCACAATG aGTTCAAGAAATTCCTGCAGAGGAAATCCCATTCTATACATAACTTTGACAAGCCAGTCGTCATAAAG GCGTTTGAACACCTGCAGCAGTTGGAGCTGATTAAGTCTATGGACAGCTCCACAGCAAAGATCCAGAAGGAGTACCAGCTGATGAAACTTTTGTTGGACCACAGCCAGATCATGGAGGCCCTGCAGAAATACCCACAATGCCCCACAGATGTTAAACAGTGGGCCATGTCTGCTTTTGGTTAA
- the hsf2bp gene encoding heat shock factor 2-binding protein, translating to MSRLCSPKRLGMPITSGKCTKLISKQTSEELNMTKFIDTKMWALCKKGKVDSRDGLVQIRKRDLERLTTEVMQLREFLPKVVNGDLIEMLQKARAAETMKERLGQEQEQLRQECLHLRSRLDAAQSECQKEREEKLVLREQLWESREQLQQQAEFCTGLGAASCTLLWSTSSKEEAVKDILADGKLQSFLSVAGQTLESFVKSLDGEAKAEQQDSNSHEQQFVLALAGVVTNVAAVTCGRDYLSSSAHVLLETLMQQLELLKPGVFPKLKVLMLMALYNVSISVKGLKYIREFPGLLSLIWTLLEDGDSEVCLHALRLLQSVLLEEALVGPGLLLDDPLLPLERIRTLATSSRHPALRQTAQETLDDLGSLRTSFLDPHGTSSSDQVHV from the exons ATGAGCCGGCTCTGCTCACCGAAAAGACTCGGAATGCCCATCACTAGTGGCAAGTGCACTAAACTAATCTCAAAACAAACCTCAGAGGAATTAAACATGACTAAATTCATAGACACAAAGATGTGGGCTTTGTGCAAGAAAGGAAAG GTTGACAGCCGAGATGGCCTGGTCCAAATCAGAAAAAGAGACTTGGAGAGATTGACTACAGAGGTCATGCAGCTCCGAGAGTTCTTACCCAAAGTAGTGAATGGAGACCTGATTGAGATGCTGCAGAAAGCCCGTGCTGCAGAGACAA tgaaggAGCGCCTTGGTCAGGAGCAGGAGCAACTGAGACAGGAGTGTCTGCACCTCCGCTCTCGCCTGGACGCAGCGCAGAGCgagtgtcagaaagagagagag GAGAAGCTGGTTCTGAGGGAGCAGCTGTGGGAGAGTCGGGAGCAGCTGCAGCAGCAGGCTGAGTTCTGTACTGGGCTGGGGGCTGCCTCCTGCACCCTGCTGTGGAGCACCTCCAGTAAGGAGGAGGCAGTCAAAGACATCCTGGCTGAT GGTAAGCTGCAGTCCTTCCTGAGCGTGGCGGGCCAGACCCTGGAGAGCTTTGTCAAGTCTCTGGATGGGGAGGCCAAGGCCGAGCAGCAAGACTCCAACTCCCATGAGCAGCAGTTTGTTCTGGCGCTGGCCGGAGTCGTCACCA ACGTGGCGGCGGTGACGTGTGGGCGGGACTACCTGTCCAGCTCCGCCCACGTCCTCCTGGAGACTCTGATGCAGCAGCTGGAGCTCCTGAAGCCTGGGGTCTTCCCCAAACTCAAAGT GTTGATGCTGATGGCTCTGTATAATGTCAGTATCAGTGTAAAGGGACTGAAGTATATCAGGGAGTTTCCAggacttctctctctcatctggacCCTTTTGGAAG ACGGGGACTCTGAGGTTTGCCTCCACGCCCTGCGGCTGCTCCAGTCAGTGCTGCTGGAGGAGGCCCTGGTGGGGCCCGGGCTGCTGCTGGACGACCCCCTTCTTCCACTGGAGCGCATACGCACGCTGGCCACCTCCAGCCGCCACCCGGCCCTGAGGCAGACGGCCCAGGAGACACTGGATGACCTGGGCTCCCTCCGCACCTCCTTCCTGGACCCCCATGGCACCTCCTCCTCTGACCAAGTACATGTATAA
- the LOC110496912 gene encoding phospholipid scramblase 2-like produces MMMSASLGPLNAVYPAPTNPGFPPPGYVTPSAPPMMPAPFGHPNAVYPAPTNPGIPPVPPGYVPPPVPAMMPAPFGHPNAVYPAPTNPGIPPVPPGYVPPPVPAMMPAPPPDLRPTGCPPGLEYLIHVDQLLVHQTFHLAELLGWEVRNSYNVKNSIGQQVFLAEEENNCCTLQCFGPSRPFTFHIQDNLGQEVLTLTRPLACSYCCFPCCLQDLEVQSPPGIPIGYVVQECHPFLPKLTVLNERRQPQLRIKGPLFFCSCCRDVTFEVKTLDDSMLIGHIGKQWSGFLREVYTDADHFGIVFPMDLDVKMKAVLLGACFLIDFLYFEERKGDKKH; encoded by the coding sequence ATGATGATGTCTGCCTCTCTCGGACCACTCAATGCTGTCTACCCAGCTCCCACAAACCCTGGGTTCCCACCCCCTGGATACGTGACCCCTTCCGCTCCTCCGATGATGCCTGCCCCTTTCGGACACCCTAATGCTGTCTACCCCGCGCCCACGAACCCCGGAATCCCGCCAGTACCCCCAGGCTACGTGCCCCCTCCGGTCCCTGCGATGATGCCTGCCCCTTTCGGACACCCTAATGCTGTCTACCCTGCGCCCACGAACCCCGGAATCCCGCCAGTACCCCCAGGCTACGTGCCCCCTCCGGTCCCTGCGATGATGCCTGCCCCTCCGCCTGATCTCCGACCCACCGGCTGCCCCCCAGGACTGGAATACCTGATTCATGTGGACCAGCTTCTCGTCCATCAGACTTTTCATCTGGCCGAACTGCTGGGTTGGGAGGTTAGAAATTCCTACAATGTGAAGAACAGCATCGGGCAACAAGTGTTTCTGGCGGAAGAGGAGAACAACTGCTGCACCCTACAGTGCTTTGGCCCCAGCCGACCTTTCACCTTTCACATCCAGGACAACCTGGGGCAGGAGGTGTTGACCCTGACGCGCCCTCTTGCGTGCAGCTACTGCTGCTTCCCCTGCTGCCTGCAAGACCTGGAGGTGCAGAGTCCCCCCGGTATTCCCATAGGGTATGTGGTGCAGGAGTGTCACCCGTTCCTGCCCAAACTCACTGTGCTGAACGAGAGGAGACAGCCTCAGCTGAGGATCAAAGGGCCGCTGTTTTTCTGTAGTTGTTGCAGAGACGTCACATTTGAGGTGAAGACTCTGGATGACTCAATGTTGATAGGGCACATCGGTAAGCAGTGGTCCGGCTTCCTGCGCGAAGTCTACACGGACGCGGATCATTTTGGGATCGTGTTCCCAATGGACCTGGATGTGAAGATGAAGGCTGTGCTGCTGGGAGCCTGCTTCCTGATCGATTTCCTGTATtttgaggaaaggaaaggagacaagaaaCATTGA